The following coding sequences lie in one Canis lupus familiaris isolate Mischka breed German Shepherd chromosome 34, alternate assembly UU_Cfam_GSD_1.0, whole genome shotgun sequence genomic window:
- the LOC102153616 gene encoding uncharacterized protein LOC102153616 isoform X4, producing MSRGPGVVESSDDHHNAPSEEKGIYRLLACKLATLQEQQGETEEGGKPLQIGEDSSSEDSSSENSSQSESDNEEPEPEKTNGEPGESSIEEASAQKEEWEDKESPKDHLHSELHKIQPYCEHCNTENKHNEQVTPRLLSREQFLLKLDTEGIYQCTETGLIFEVNRKVDIKYCVLSWSKYADLVVKPWVVGGPLFDVKCDPTCLTSIQFPHSLCLGHHDANMTFKVLHVKSSGASLESTVDHSTTHVKWHVSSLSPVGPVIQSEETVYHHGAVILYKAIDHNPSLSFRVYIATNNESFIKDISKSVKHSSKKFMKIDKPPVCQKLLQNGKKYRLISEPEAEITPEEIEFVDGSLLKLKSYIEVYLEQPVEFKLLLVETDSEEIVWNAKLRECDWVQHDQNQNISKSSTSGNRRRKMTSSLPDEDVYDKRMKQVDTSDGAKTRTLLTDTQLITLAAKLGKEWIKIAIANLELEISDIDAIREKKEDVTICNFRMLKKWQEKEQSNATAENLYNCLKNISVEVQDVLKGFLQER from the exons ATGAGCCGCGGCCCGGGGGTCGTGGAGAGCAG TGATGATCATCACAATGCGCCTTCAGAAGAAAAAG GCATTTACCGACTGTTGGCTTGCAAGCTGGCCACCTTACAGGAACAGCAAGGGGAGACCGAAGAGGGGGGCAAACCgctccagattg GAGAGGACAGCAGTTCAGAGGACAGCAGTTCTGAGAACAGCTCCCAAAGTGAATCTG ataaCGAGGAACCAGAACCAGAAAAAACAA ATGGGGAGCCAGGAGAGTCTTCCATCGAGGAAGCTTCTGCTCAAA AGGAAGAATGGGAGGATAAAGAATCGCCCAAAGATCATTTACATTCAG AACTTCATAAAATCCAACCTTACTGTGAACACTGTAATACTGAAAAT AAACACAATGAACAAGTGACCCCCAGGCTCCTTTCCCGGGAACAGTTTTT ACTGAAGTTGGACACAGAAGGAATTTACCAGTGCACGGAAACTGGTCTGATATTCGAGGTGAACAGAAAAGTCGACATCAAATATTGCGTTTTGTCCTGGAGCAAATACGCAGACCTGGTTGTTAAACCCTGGGTTGTTGGAGGACCTTTGTTTGATGTTAAATGTGACCCAACCTGTCTCACCTCCATTCAGTTTCCAcattccctctgcttgggtc ACCACGATGCCAATATGACGTTCAAAGTCTTACACGTTAAAAGTTCCGGGGCCTCGTTAGAATCTACTGTGGATCATTCTACAACCCATGTCAAATGGCATGTGAGCTCTCTTTCTCCTGTGGGACCTGTTATTCAAAGTGAAGAAACAGTATACCACCACGGGGCTGTGATTCTCTACAAAGCCATTGACCATAATCCATCCTTGTCCTTTCGAGTGTACATAGCAACCAATAATGAGTCCTTCATCAAG GATATTTCCAAGTCGGTAAAGCACTCCTCTAAGAAATTCATGAAAATTGACAAGCCTCCTGTTTGCCAGAAGTTATtgcagaatgggaagaaatacaGACTGATCAGTGAACCAGAAGCTGAAATTACCCCAGag gaaattgaatttgttgatggttcacttttaaaattgaaaagttaCATTGAAGTGTATTTGGAGCAACCAGTGGAGTTTAAATTACTTTTGGTCGAAACGGATTCTGAGGAAATTGTATGGAATGCAAAACTGAGAGAAT GTGACTGGGTTCAGCATGATCAGAATCAAAACATTTCGAAAAGCAGCACAAGTG gtaacAGGCGGCGAAAAATGACCAGCAGCTTACCTGATGAGGACGTTTATGACAAGAGAATGAAGCAGGTTGACACTTCAG atGGAGCGAAGACCAGGACCCTGTTAACAGACACACAGTTGATTACCCTTGCTGCGAAGCTGGGGAAGGAGTGGATAAAAATTGCGATTGCCAACCTGGAGTTGGAGATTAGCGATATTGATGCTATCcgggagaagaaagaagatgttACGATCTGTAACTTTAGGATGCTGAAGAAGTGGCAAGAAAAGGAGCAGAGTAATGCCACAGCCGAGAATTTATACAACTGCTTGAAAAACATTTCTGTTGAAGTCCAAGATGTGCTCAAAG gTTTCTTACAGGAAAGGTGA
- the LOC102153616 gene encoding uncharacterized protein LOC102153616 isoform X7, with translation MGDDHHNAPSEEKGIYRLLACKLATLQEQQGETEEGGKPLQIGEDSSSEDSSSENSSQSESDNEEPEPEKTNGEPGESSIEEASAQKEEWEDKESPKDHLHSELHKIQPYCEHCNTENKHNEQVTPRLLSREQFLLKLDTEGIYQCTETGLIFEVNRKVDIKYCVLSWSKYADLVVKPWVVGGPLFDVKCDPTCLTSIQFPHSLCLGHHDANMTFKVLHVKSSGASLESTVDHSTTHVKWHVSSLSPVGPVIQSEETVYHHGAVILYKAIDHNPSLSFRVYIATNNESFIKDISKSVKHSSKKFMKIDKPPVCQKLLQNGKKYRLISEPEAEITPEEIEFVDGSLLKLKSYIEVYLEQPVEFKLLLVETDSEEIVWNAKLRECDWVQHDQNQNISKSSTSGNRRRKMTSSLPDEDVYDKRMKQVDTSDGAKTRTLLTDTQLITLAAKLGKEWIKIAIANLELEISDIDAIREKKEDVTICNFRMLKKWQEKEQSNATAENLYNCLKNISVEVQDVLKGFLQER, from the exons ATGGG TGATGATCATCACAATGCGCCTTCAGAAGAAAAAG GCATTTACCGACTGTTGGCTTGCAAGCTGGCCACCTTACAGGAACAGCAAGGGGAGACCGAAGAGGGGGGCAAACCgctccagattg GAGAGGACAGCAGTTCAGAGGACAGCAGTTCTGAGAACAGCTCCCAAAGTGAATCTG ataaCGAGGAACCAGAACCAGAAAAAACAA ATGGGGAGCCAGGAGAGTCTTCCATCGAGGAAGCTTCTGCTCAAA AGGAAGAATGGGAGGATAAAGAATCGCCCAAAGATCATTTACATTCAG AACTTCATAAAATCCAACCTTACTGTGAACACTGTAATACTGAAAAT AAACACAATGAACAAGTGACCCCCAGGCTCCTTTCCCGGGAACAGTTTTT ACTGAAGTTGGACACAGAAGGAATTTACCAGTGCACGGAAACTGGTCTGATATTCGAGGTGAACAGAAAAGTCGACATCAAATATTGCGTTTTGTCCTGGAGCAAATACGCAGACCTGGTTGTTAAACCCTGGGTTGTTGGAGGACCTTTGTTTGATGTTAAATGTGACCCAACCTGTCTCACCTCCATTCAGTTTCCAcattccctctgcttgggtc ACCACGATGCCAATATGACGTTCAAAGTCTTACACGTTAAAAGTTCCGGGGCCTCGTTAGAATCTACTGTGGATCATTCTACAACCCATGTCAAATGGCATGTGAGCTCTCTTTCTCCTGTGGGACCTGTTATTCAAAGTGAAGAAACAGTATACCACCACGGGGCTGTGATTCTCTACAAAGCCATTGACCATAATCCATCCTTGTCCTTTCGAGTGTACATAGCAACCAATAATGAGTCCTTCATCAAG GATATTTCCAAGTCGGTAAAGCACTCCTCTAAGAAATTCATGAAAATTGACAAGCCTCCTGTTTGCCAGAAGTTATtgcagaatgggaagaaatacaGACTGATCAGTGAACCAGAAGCTGAAATTACCCCAGag gaaattgaatttgttgatggttcacttttaaaattgaaaagttaCATTGAAGTGTATTTGGAGCAACCAGTGGAGTTTAAATTACTTTTGGTCGAAACGGATTCTGAGGAAATTGTATGGAATGCAAAACTGAGAGAAT GTGACTGGGTTCAGCATGATCAGAATCAAAACATTTCGAAAAGCAGCACAAGTG gtaacAGGCGGCGAAAAATGACCAGCAGCTTACCTGATGAGGACGTTTATGACAAGAGAATGAAGCAGGTTGACACTTCAG atGGAGCGAAGACCAGGACCCTGTTAACAGACACACAGTTGATTACCCTTGCTGCGAAGCTGGGGAAGGAGTGGATAAAAATTGCGATTGCCAACCTGGAGTTGGAGATTAGCGATATTGATGCTATCcgggagaagaaagaagatgttACGATCTGTAACTTTAGGATGCTGAAGAAGTGGCAAGAAAAGGAGCAGAGTAATGCCACAGCCGAGAATTTATACAACTGCTTGAAAAACATTTCTGTTGAAGTCCAAGATGTGCTCAAAG gTTTCTTACAGGAAAGGTGA
- the LOC102153616 gene encoding uncharacterized protein LOC102153616 isoform X6 has protein sequence MGDDHHNAPSEEKAALLHSGIYRLLACKLATLQEQQGETEEGGKPLQIGEDSSSEDSSSENSSQSESDNEEPEPEKTNGEPGESSIEEASAQKEEWEDKESPKDHLHSELHKIQPYCEHCNTENKHNEQVTPRLLSREQFLLKLDTEGIYQCTETGLIFEVNRKVDIKYCVLSWSKYADLVVKPWVVGGPLFDVKCDPTCLTSIQFPHSLCLGHHDANMTFKVLHVKSSGASLESTVDHSTTHVKWHVSSLSPVGPVIQSEETVYHHGAVILYKAIDHNPSLSFRVYIATNNESFIKDISKSVKHSSKKFMKIDKPPVCQKLLQNGKKYRLISEPEAEITPEEIEFVDGSLLKLKSYIEVYLEQPVEFKLLLVETDSEEIVWNAKLRECDWVQHDQNQNISKSSTSGNRRRKMTSSLPDEDVYDKRMKQVDTSDGAKTRTLLTDTQLITLAAKLGKEWIKIAIANLELEISDIDAIREKKEDVTICNFRMLKKWQEKEQSNATAENLYNCLKNISVEVQDVLKGFLQER, from the exons ATGGG TGATGATCATCACAATGCGCCTTCAGAAGAAAAAG CTGCTTTGTTACATTCAGGCATTTACCGACTGTTGGCTTGCAAGCTGGCCACCTTACAGGAACAGCAAGGGGAGACCGAAGAGGGGGGCAAACCgctccagattg GAGAGGACAGCAGTTCAGAGGACAGCAGTTCTGAGAACAGCTCCCAAAGTGAATCTG ataaCGAGGAACCAGAACCAGAAAAAACAA ATGGGGAGCCAGGAGAGTCTTCCATCGAGGAAGCTTCTGCTCAAA AGGAAGAATGGGAGGATAAAGAATCGCCCAAAGATCATTTACATTCAG AACTTCATAAAATCCAACCTTACTGTGAACACTGTAATACTGAAAAT AAACACAATGAACAAGTGACCCCCAGGCTCCTTTCCCGGGAACAGTTTTT ACTGAAGTTGGACACAGAAGGAATTTACCAGTGCACGGAAACTGGTCTGATATTCGAGGTGAACAGAAAAGTCGACATCAAATATTGCGTTTTGTCCTGGAGCAAATACGCAGACCTGGTTGTTAAACCCTGGGTTGTTGGAGGACCTTTGTTTGATGTTAAATGTGACCCAACCTGTCTCACCTCCATTCAGTTTCCAcattccctctgcttgggtc ACCACGATGCCAATATGACGTTCAAAGTCTTACACGTTAAAAGTTCCGGGGCCTCGTTAGAATCTACTGTGGATCATTCTACAACCCATGTCAAATGGCATGTGAGCTCTCTTTCTCCTGTGGGACCTGTTATTCAAAGTGAAGAAACAGTATACCACCACGGGGCTGTGATTCTCTACAAAGCCATTGACCATAATCCATCCTTGTCCTTTCGAGTGTACATAGCAACCAATAATGAGTCCTTCATCAAG GATATTTCCAAGTCGGTAAAGCACTCCTCTAAGAAATTCATGAAAATTGACAAGCCTCCTGTTTGCCAGAAGTTATtgcagaatgggaagaaatacaGACTGATCAGTGAACCAGAAGCTGAAATTACCCCAGag gaaattgaatttgttgatggttcacttttaaaattgaaaagttaCATTGAAGTGTATTTGGAGCAACCAGTGGAGTTTAAATTACTTTTGGTCGAAACGGATTCTGAGGAAATTGTATGGAATGCAAAACTGAGAGAAT GTGACTGGGTTCAGCATGATCAGAATCAAAACATTTCGAAAAGCAGCACAAGTG gtaacAGGCGGCGAAAAATGACCAGCAGCTTACCTGATGAGGACGTTTATGACAAGAGAATGAAGCAGGTTGACACTTCAG atGGAGCGAAGACCAGGACCCTGTTAACAGACACACAGTTGATTACCCTTGCTGCGAAGCTGGGGAAGGAGTGGATAAAAATTGCGATTGCCAACCTGGAGTTGGAGATTAGCGATATTGATGCTATCcgggagaagaaagaagatgttACGATCTGTAACTTTAGGATGCTGAAGAAGTGGCAAGAAAAGGAGCAGAGTAATGCCACAGCCGAGAATTTATACAACTGCTTGAAAAACATTTCTGTTGAAGTCCAAGATGTGCTCAAAG gTTTCTTACAGGAAAGGTGA